A genomic stretch from Leptodactylus fuscus isolate aLepFus1 chromosome 10, aLepFus1.hap2, whole genome shotgun sequence includes:
- the NEUROG3 gene encoding neurogenin-3, with product MSPKTENSHSRSERYLYYDVSDEEDHSLSLPCSPAPSAGSEGCLVGEKFPFTDSRESQSKRQKGRRRSQVKNEVTIIKQKKNRRIKANDRERNRMHNLNSALDALRSVLPTLPDDAKLTKIETLRFAHNYIWALSETLRMADHSLFNMAQQGMTDSFEKLSKTCLMVDLTSPNSSCSSSSDWDSLYSPGSQSSSHSPTDMEDFISQPSSCLRYTDTFTEFI from the coding sequence AtgtctccaaaaacagagaacaGCCATAGCAGAAGCGAGAGATACCTTTACTATGATGTCTCTGACGAGGAGGACCATTCTCTTTCTCTGCCTTGTTCTCCAGCCCCCTCAGCTGGGAGTGAAGGTTGTTTAGTGGGAGAAAAATTTCCCTTTACTGACTCCAGGGAGTCACAGAGCAAAAGACAAAAAGGGAGACGAAGATCACAAGTCAAGAATGAAGTCACAATcattaaacaaaagaaaaatcgcaGGATAAAAGCGAATGACAGAGAAAGGAACCGAATGCACAACCTCAACTCAGCCTTGGATGCCTTGAGGAGTGTTCTACCTACCTTGCCAGATGATGCCAAGCTGACCAAGATCGAGACTCTAAGGTTTGCTCACAATTACATCTGGGCTTTGTCTGAGACTCTGCGGATGGCCGACCATAGCCTATTTAACATGGCACAACAGGGTATGACAGACTCCTTTGAAAAGTTATCTAAGACTTGCTTAATGGTGGATCTGACTAGTCCAAATAGTAGCTGCAGTTCCTCAAGCGACTGGGACTCTCTCTATTCTCCAGGGTCGCAGAGCAGCAGTCATAGCCCCACAGACATGGAGGATTTTATTTCTCAGCCCAGTTCTTGCCTGAGATACACTGATACTTTCACCGAGTTCATATGA